From a single Cyclobacterium marinum DSM 745 genomic region:
- a CDS encoding SusC/RagA family TonB-linked outer membrane protein — protein MSKRYDWMQSYLRILMAFLMLMFVTTGYSRQASQVSGKVVSVDDNEPLPGVSILVKGTSRGTVTNMEGEFSVQAAPGDMLTVSFIGFETQEVAISGGRTNYEISMESSMGDLGEVVVVGYGSQRKADITSAVSVINMDNIGEVPTTNVSRLLQGQAAGVQVRQNSGRPGEEMEVTIRGIGSLGAGSQPLYVVDGFPVGTSLGQSLNPSDIESMTVLKDAASTAIYGARGSNGVILITTKSAKEGTVNLDFVVNQGVQNIPDGRRTKMMNGVEFAQFKHDSFVDRIRYFENREPAIEEVPLEFRYPEQTTVSTDWFDEILNQNARFQNYNVTLSSGKGGIRSLVSVGYINQEGAVIETGFERFNVRANIGGKINDFITMGWNIAASRSNEDYASTNGRSALIGRALWADPRYPVYNEDGSFNDYIGGTNGVFGTANVVQELHEMERTLSENNLLTNGFLEFSFLKNFKFRTSVNAILDNTEQKEFRPSTLAGTGFNQAPPREATLYQSRNETLNIAADQLLSYSKILGNHRVDGLLGFSVQEETYKYLQGNGNEFPNDQVTYLSAAIRQTSTSGEADWSLMAYFARANYSFNDKYLLSASFRREGSSRFGANNKWGNFPAFSAGWRISEESFMPETRWITDMKLRASFGVTGNNAIGNYSSLSNMAISNYVLGGSIANGQILSNFANANLGWEQSQQTDIGLDWAMFDNRLILTAEYYNRLTNNMLLSVEMPVISGFTQSLDNVGKVQNRGLELALDYRTMINQVNIRSNVNLTINRNKVLEIRGENDEIWAGGFYSTYNVAQVGRPLAMFHGFKMVGIFNTDAEIEAWPDQDGAVPGTYKYFDANGDGVISYDQQDMIEIGNPHPDYIIGYTLGGDYKNFDFNLMFTGAFNYDVFRNIEATTMNMDGVFNILQSGVNRWRSAENPGDGRGATTNTWKWQRESNSRYVYDASHVWLRNITLGYTIPKNPVVPHARVFFSAENPFLFTSFPGTNPEVNTRGGINIGVDDEAYPMPRTFTLGATVRF, from the coding sequence ATGAGCAAACGATATGATTGGATGCAATCCTATCTTCGAATCCTTATGGCTTTTCTGATGTTAATGTTTGTCACGACAGGTTATTCCCGTCAGGCAAGCCAGGTCTCAGGAAAAGTGGTAAGTGTAGATGATAATGAACCATTGCCGGGCGTGTCTATTCTGGTGAAGGGGACCAGTCGGGGAACTGTCACAAATATGGAGGGAGAATTTTCTGTTCAGGCAGCCCCCGGTGATATGCTTACGGTAAGTTTTATAGGTTTCGAAACCCAAGAGGTGGCAATCTCCGGTGGTCGAACCAACTATGAAATCTCTATGGAATCTTCCATGGGAGACCTTGGAGAAGTAGTGGTGGTGGGGTATGGATCCCAAAGAAAAGCCGACATTACATCAGCAGTCTCTGTAATCAATATGGACAATATTGGAGAAGTGCCCACCACCAATGTCTCAAGGTTGTTGCAGGGCCAGGCAGCAGGGGTACAGGTAAGGCAAAATTCAGGAAGACCCGGGGAAGAAATGGAAGTGACCATTAGGGGGATAGGCTCATTAGGAGCCGGAAGTCAACCGCTATACGTGGTGGATGGATTTCCTGTAGGCACTTCATTGGGTCAAAGCCTCAATCCGTCAGACATAGAGAGTATGACAGTATTAAAAGATGCGGCATCCACTGCTATCTATGGCGCAAGAGGCTCCAATGGTGTAATATTGATCACCACAAAATCTGCCAAGGAAGGAACTGTAAATCTTGATTTTGTAGTCAATCAAGGCGTACAGAATATCCCTGATGGAAGAAGAACCAAAATGATGAATGGGGTTGAGTTTGCTCAATTTAAACATGATAGTTTCGTAGACAGAATCAGGTATTTCGAAAATAGAGAACCTGCCATTGAAGAAGTTCCTTTGGAATTTCGCTATCCGGAACAAACAACGGTATCCACAGATTGGTTTGATGAAATACTCAACCAAAATGCAAGGTTTCAGAATTACAATGTGACACTTTCCTCCGGTAAAGGGGGGATCCGTTCTCTGGTGTCCGTAGGCTACATCAATCAGGAAGGGGCAGTAATTGAAACCGGATTTGAACGATTCAATGTAAGAGCAAATATAGGAGGTAAAATCAACGATTTTATAACTATGGGCTGGAATATCGCTGCCTCTCGTTCCAATGAAGACTATGCCTCTACCAATGGTAGGAGTGCCTTGATCGGGCGAGCATTGTGGGCAGATCCCAGGTATCCTGTTTACAATGAAGACGGTAGCTTCAATGATTATATTGGCGGTACCAATGGCGTGTTTGGTACCGCCAATGTAGTACAGGAATTGCATGAAATGGAACGCACCCTTTCAGAAAACAACCTTTTAACCAATGGTTTCTTAGAATTTTCTTTTTTAAAAAATTTTAAATTTAGGACTTCGGTAAACGCCATCCTTGACAACACCGAACAAAAAGAATTCAGGCCTTCTACCTTGGCAGGAACAGGATTTAATCAGGCGCCCCCCAGAGAGGCTACTTTGTACCAAAGCAGAAATGAAACACTGAATATAGCGGCAGATCAATTGCTGTCTTACAGTAAAATTCTTGGAAACCATAGAGTGGATGGCTTGCTAGGTTTTTCAGTACAGGAAGAGACTTACAAGTACTTACAGGGGAATGGTAATGAATTTCCCAATGATCAGGTTACCTATTTAAGCGCAGCAATTAGGCAAACTTCCACCTCAGGAGAAGCGGATTGGAGTCTAATGGCTTATTTTGCTAGGGCCAATTATAGCTTTAATGATAAATACCTGCTCTCTGCTTCTTTTAGAAGGGAAGGAAGCTCTAGGTTTGGTGCCAATAATAAATGGGGGAATTTTCCTGCTTTTTCTGCAGGTTGGCGGATTTCTGAAGAATCATTTATGCCTGAGACCCGCTGGATAACCGACATGAAATTAAGGGCCAGCTTTGGAGTTACGGGTAACAATGCGATTGGTAACTATTCAAGTTTGTCCAATATGGCCATTTCAAATTATGTATTGGGGGGCAGCATTGCCAATGGTCAGATCCTTTCCAATTTTGCCAATGCCAATTTGGGTTGGGAACAATCCCAACAAACAGATATAGGTTTGGATTGGGCCATGTTTGACAATAGACTTATTCTAACTGCAGAATATTACAATCGACTAACCAACAACATGCTTCTTTCCGTGGAAATGCCTGTGATTTCCGGATTTACCCAATCTTTAGACAACGTGGGGAAAGTTCAAAACAGAGGACTTGAGTTGGCTTTGGACTACAGAACCATGATCAATCAAGTAAACATTAGATCAAATGTGAATTTGACCATCAATAGAAATAAGGTTTTGGAAATTAGGGGTGAAAATGATGAAATCTGGGCAGGTGGGTTCTATAGTACATATAATGTAGCGCAAGTTGGAAGACCATTGGCCATGTTTCATGGCTTCAAAATGGTAGGCATTTTTAATACAGACGCTGAAATTGAAGCTTGGCCGGATCAAGATGGCGCTGTCCCCGGCACTTATAAGTATTTTGATGCCAATGGGGACGGGGTAATCTCCTATGACCAACAGGACATGATAGAGATAGGTAATCCACATCCGGATTATATTATAGGCTATACATTGGGAGGAGATTATAAGAATTTTGATTTTAACCTCATGTTTACCGGGGCATTCAATTACGATGTTTTTAGAAACATTGAGGCTACAACCATGAATATGGATGGGGTGTTCAACATCCTTCAATCCGGTGTTAATCGCTGGAGGTCTGCTGAAAATCCGGGAGATGGAAGAGGAGCGACTACCAATACTTGGAAATGGCAGCGTGAATCAAACTCCAGGTATGTGTATGATGCTAGCCATGTATGGTTGCGAAATATAACCTTGGGATATACCATACCTAAGAACCCTGTAGTTCCTCATGCTCGGGTGTTTTTCAGTGCTGAGAATCCATTTTTATTTACTTCGTTTCCCGGTACCAATCCGGAAGTCAACACCAGGGGAGGTATCAATATAGGGGTAGATGATGAAGCTTATCCAATGCCTAGAACTTTCACTTTAGGTGCAACAGTAAGATTCTAA
- the rplS gene encoding 50S ribosomal protein L19 produces the protein MSELLIKFVEQEYKDVRSKFPSFKAGDTINVHVKITEGTKERVQQFQGTVIQRKNVNTNGETFTVRKISNGIGVERIFPIISPSIEKIEVLREGKVRRARLFYLRGRHGKSARIKEKIRVKK, from the coding sequence ATGAGCGAACTACTTATTAAATTCGTAGAACAGGAGTACAAGGACGTAAGGTCCAAATTTCCGTCTTTTAAGGCAGGAGATACTATCAATGTTCACGTAAAAATTACTGAGGGTACTAAAGAAAGGGTACAGCAGTTTCAAGGAACCGTGATTCAAAGGAAAAATGTTAATACCAATGGTGAAACTTTTACCGTAAGGAAAATTTCTAATGGTATTGGTGTAGAAAGAATATTCCCAATCATCTCTCCAAGCATAGAAAAAATTGAGGTCTTGAGAGAAGGTAAAGTAAGAAGAGCTAGATTATTCTACTTGCGAGGAAGACATGGTAAGTCCGCAAGGATTAAAGAAAAAATCAGGGTAAAAAAATAA
- the trmD gene encoding tRNA (guanosine(37)-N1)-methyltransferase TrmD translates to MHIDIITVLPGLLEGPFSHSILKRAEEKGLAKVEVHDLRTYGIGKQKTVDGYAFGGGAGMVMMIEPIANCINSLKKLRDYDEIIYMTPDGETFNQGMANTLSLKKNLIILCGHYKGVDERVREHFITKEISIGDFVLSGGELPAALIADAIIRLLPGVLNDETSALTDSFQDGLLAPPVFTRPADYAGWKVPEVLLSGHAAKIESWRFEQSVRRTRERRPDLMQGEYSEENDDNNIERKDN, encoded by the coding sequence ATGCATATTGATATCATAACCGTTTTACCCGGCCTTCTTGAAGGGCCCTTTTCTCATTCAATTTTGAAGAGGGCTGAAGAAAAAGGTTTGGCAAAAGTGGAAGTTCATGATCTAAGAACCTATGGTATTGGTAAGCAAAAGACTGTAGATGGTTATGCCTTTGGTGGTGGTGCCGGAATGGTCATGATGATCGAGCCCATAGCCAATTGTATCAATTCCTTAAAAAAATTAAGGGATTATGATGAAATTATCTACATGACGCCTGATGGAGAAACGTTTAACCAAGGAATGGCCAACACCTTGTCATTGAAAAAAAACCTTATCATTCTTTGCGGCCATTATAAGGGCGTAGATGAAAGGGTAAGGGAACATTTCATTACCAAGGAAATCAGTATAGGTGATTTTGTGCTTTCGGGGGGAGAACTTCCTGCAGCCTTAATTGCTGATGCGATTATTAGGTTACTTCCAGGTGTTTTGAATGATGAAACTTCTGCTTTGACAGATTCTTTCCAGGATGGCCTTTTGGCACCTCCGGTTTTTACCAGACCTGCAGATTATGCAGGATGGAAAGTACCCGAGGTATTGCTTTCGGGACATGCTGCTAAGATAGAGTCATGGAGGTTTGAACAATCGGTACGTCGCACTCGCGAAAGGAGGCCTGATTTAATGCAGGGAGAATACTCCGAAGAGAATGACGATAATAATATAGAACGAAAAGATAATTAA
- the rimM gene encoding ribosome maturation factor RimM (Essential for efficient processing of 16S rRNA) codes for MNKDNCYQLGHIAKVHGLHGEVLLVLDVDYPDDYEGLGHVFVENGNRLVPYILEHMVPQPNNRFLAKFEEFDHVDKVKPMVGSALYLPVTALPELDDDQYYFHELVDFLVVDEELGELGKVKVIYDMETQDLIGMEYKDREVLIPLKDEIIQKVDKAEKKVFCRLPEGLVDIYLED; via the coding sequence ATGAACAAAGACAATTGTTACCAATTGGGCCATATTGCCAAAGTTCATGGGCTACATGGAGAGGTTTTACTGGTGCTAGATGTTGATTATCCCGATGACTATGAAGGTTTAGGACATGTATTTGTGGAAAATGGTAACAGGTTGGTTCCTTATATTTTGGAGCACATGGTGCCACAGCCCAACAATAGGTTTTTAGCCAAGTTTGAGGAATTTGATCATGTAGACAAAGTTAAGCCCATGGTTGGTTCGGCTTTATACTTGCCGGTTACCGCGCTCCCGGAACTTGATGATGACCAGTATTATTTTCACGAATTGGTGGATTTTTTGGTTGTAGATGAAGAACTCGGGGAGTTAGGGAAAGTTAAGGTGATCTATGATATGGAAACCCAAGACTTGATTGGCATGGAATACAAAGACAGAGAAGTACTTATCCCTTTAAAGGATGAGATCATACAAAAAGTAGATAAGGCAGAGAAAAAAGTTTTCTGTCGTTTGCCTGAGGGCTTGGTTGACATTTATCTGGAAGATTGA
- a CDS encoding 30S ribosomal protein S16 — translation MAVKIRLARRGRKKMAIYDVVIADARAPRDGRFIEKIGSYNPNTDPASININNDRALKWLMNGAQPTDTVKAMLSYRGVMLKKHLQVGVVKGAITQEQADEKFQSWLEGKEKAISSKVEKIQTAKESVKKAALEAETAKNQARLDAIKEREDAAKAAAEAEAKAAEAAAAPAEEAPAEGEAPAAGEEASEDKA, via the coding sequence ATGGCAGTAAAAATCAGATTAGCACGTAGAGGTCGTAAGAAAATGGCCATCTATGATGTAGTAATTGCTGATGCTAGGGCTCCACGTGATGGACGCTTTATCGAGAAAATCGGGTCTTACAACCCAAATACTGACCCTGCATCCATTAACATCAACAACGACCGAGCGTTGAAATGGTTGATGAATGGTGCGCAACCAACCGATACTGTGAAAGCAATGCTTTCTTATCGTGGAGTCATGTTAAAGAAACACCTTCAAGTTGGAGTTGTAAAAGGTGCAATTACGCAAGAGCAAGCGGATGAGAAATTCCAATCTTGGTTAGAAGGCAAAGAGAAAGCCATTTCTAGCAAAGTAGAGAAAATTCAAACAGCAAAAGAGAGCGTTAAAAAAGCAGCATTGGAAGCAGAAACTGCTAAAAATCAAGCTCGTCTTGACGCGATCAAAGAAAGAGAAGATGCAGCCAAAGCTGCTGCTGAGGCTGAAGCCAAAGCCGCTGAAGCTGCTGCTGCTCCTGCAGAAGAAGCGCCAGCTGAAGGGGAAGCTCCTGCAGCCGGAGAAGAAGCATCAGAGGACAAAGCATAA
- a CDS encoding BCCT family transporter, whose amino-acid sequence MAKKILRSDERKSIMGLDVNGPVFFTSTIFIIISITLTLVFKEQAEYYFNEIQSFISNTVGWFFILCVNIFLIFVIYLAFSKYGEIRIGGKEARPEFKTLSWFAMLFSAGMGIGLLFWSIAEPVTHFMSPPLTEGGTPYAAQESMNYTFLHWGLHAWGVYALVGLSLAYFTYSHGLPLTIRSVFYPIMGNKIYGKWGDLIDIFAVLATLFGLATSLGLGVQQIAAGLAHVFGISSGLVTQISLIAGITLIATVSVVLGVDKGVKFLSEWNMRIAVILLVLVVILGPTIFIFQSFVQNTGNYLYSFLQIATWTESYTGNDWQNAWTVFYWGWWIAWSPFVGMFIARISKGRTVKEFILGVLFVPSLITFFWITAFGSTSIQQALSGDPTILNAVEDNVATALFVFLENYPFAVILNVIGVVLIAGFFITSSDSGSLVVDSLTSGGKIDAPVGQRIFWAVTEGAVAAVLLIGGGLQALQTASIATGLPFAFILLFMCYSLYTALKDENQQTEERKAQKEWESYEERLADIIKKRSSEKTKPNQ is encoded by the coding sequence ATGGCTAAGAAGATATTAAGAAGCGATGAAAGAAAATCCATCATGGGATTGGATGTAAATGGACCGGTATTTTTTACCTCTACTATTTTCATTATTATCAGCATTACACTTACGCTTGTTTTTAAGGAGCAGGCGGAATATTATTTTAATGAAATCCAAAGCTTTATATCAAACACAGTAGGCTGGTTCTTTATCCTATGTGTTAATATATTTTTGATTTTCGTAATATATCTTGCCTTTAGTAAATATGGGGAAATAAGGATAGGTGGCAAAGAGGCAAGACCCGAATTCAAGACCCTCTCTTGGTTTGCCATGCTTTTCAGTGCCGGAATGGGCATAGGCTTGTTGTTTTGGAGTATTGCAGAGCCGGTCACTCATTTCATGTCTCCACCTCTCACCGAAGGAGGAACTCCTTATGCCGCCCAAGAATCCATGAATTATACATTTTTACATTGGGGGCTTCATGCCTGGGGAGTATATGCTTTAGTGGGACTATCACTTGCCTATTTCACCTATTCTCACGGGCTCCCCCTTACAATCCGATCAGTATTTTATCCTATAATGGGAAACAAAATCTACGGAAAATGGGGAGACCTTATAGACATCTTTGCAGTTCTTGCCACCCTCTTTGGGCTTGCCACCTCATTGGGTTTAGGTGTACAACAAATTGCCGCTGGATTGGCGCATGTTTTTGGAATCAGTAGTGGACTTGTGACCCAGATTTCTCTCATTGCCGGTATCACGCTTATCGCCACAGTTTCTGTGGTATTAGGAGTAGACAAGGGAGTGAAGTTTTTGAGCGAGTGGAACATGAGGATAGCAGTGATCCTCTTGGTACTGGTGGTCATATTAGGCCCTACCATATTTATTTTTCAGTCATTTGTTCAAAACACCGGAAATTACCTTTACAGCTTTCTACAAATTGCCACCTGGACAGAAAGCTATACCGGAAATGATTGGCAAAATGCCTGGACCGTCTTCTACTGGGGCTGGTGGATTGCCTGGTCCCCATTTGTAGGGATGTTTATAGCCAGAATTAGTAAGGGACGCACCGTCAAAGAATTTATCTTGGGAGTACTCTTTGTGCCCTCCCTCATTACCTTTTTCTGGATCACTGCATTTGGAAGCACATCCATCCAACAAGCACTATCAGGAGATCCCACCATTCTGAATGCAGTGGAAGATAATGTAGCCACTGCTTTGTTTGTATTTTTGGAAAATTACCCCTTCGCGGTAATCCTCAATGTGATTGGAGTTGTACTTATTGCCGGTTTTTTTATCACTTCCTCAGATTCAGGATCTTTGGTGGTAGATAGCCTTACTTCCGGAGGAAAAATTGATGCGCCTGTGGGGCAAAGAATCTTCTGGGCAGTTACTGAAGGTGCTGTAGCTGCTGTTCTTCTGATCGGGGGTGGCTTACAAGCCTTACAAACAGCATCTATAGCAACAGGCCTCCCATTTGCTTTTATTCTCCTATTTATGTGTTACTCACTCTATACAGCCCTAAAAGATGAAAACCAACAGACTGAAGAACGGAAAGCCCAAAAGGAATGGGAAAGCTACGAAGAAAGATTGGCAGACATCATTAAAAAGCGCAGTTCGGAAAAAACCAAACCCAACCAATAA
- a CDS encoding universal stress protein → MKKDYKNILVALDLSDLDEVLIQYSSFLAEKLKAEKVYFVHNIKKYAISELFEEQLKEVNLDEVIGDELNEKVQEHFKADIPSEVLISEDPYSESLIKYIVDKFGIQLVIVGNKKHEKGTGLVSGKLLKLLRCDVLAVPRLAKPQIETIWAGTDFSPESRKTFQVIDALFQKSKTSLKLVHVYSVPLQFSPYVSAEFMAPKVEKHIKEKIEKYIRKMAYPEPMEPLIFHGRESGTAQKIIANIKKSNADLLVVADKGGNTFSPFAIGSVTEELFNTNYGVPLWVVK, encoded by the coding sequence ATGAAAAAGGATTATAAGAATATTCTCGTAGCTCTAGACCTCTCAGACTTAGATGAGGTATTGATCCAATACAGCTCTTTTCTTGCTGAAAAATTAAAGGCTGAAAAAGTGTATTTTGTCCATAATATTAAAAAATATGCCATTTCAGAACTTTTTGAAGAACAATTGAAGGAAGTAAATCTTGATGAGGTAATCGGAGATGAACTGAATGAAAAAGTTCAAGAACACTTTAAAGCAGACATTCCTTCCGAAGTATTAATTTCAGAGGACCCTTACAGCGAATCTTTAATCAAATATATTGTAGATAAATTTGGAATTCAACTTGTCATTGTTGGCAACAAAAAACATGAAAAAGGTACCGGATTAGTGAGCGGTAAACTGCTGAAACTACTAAGATGTGATGTTCTTGCAGTTCCTCGCCTTGCAAAACCTCAAATTGAAACCATTTGGGCCGGAACAGATTTCTCTCCCGAATCACGCAAAACCTTTCAGGTGATAGATGCATTGTTTCAAAAAAGCAAAACATCCCTCAAACTAGTACATGTTTACAGCGTACCCTTGCAGTTCTCCCCTTATGTCTCTGCGGAATTTATGGCTCCAAAGGTAGAAAAACACATCAAAGAAAAAATAGAAAAGTACATAAGAAAAATGGCTTATCCTGAACCTATGGAACCGCTAATTTTCCATGGTAGGGAATCCGGTACGGCTCAAAAAATTATTGCTAATATTAAAAAATCAAATGCTGATCTATTAGTGGTTGCAGACAAAGGCGGCAATACCTTCTCCCCTTTTGCCATCGGTAGTGTTACTGAGGAGCTTTTCAATACCAATTATGGAGTCCCCTTATGGGTGGTCAAATAA
- a CDS encoding phosphotriesterase family protein has product MNSTLKITIFSFWVISGCSFQSNNIVIQSLSGKHHPLKNKIWLSHEHILVDFIGADSIDYSEWNHKHVIDEMTPYLEELKPYNVSYFVDATPNYLGRDVFLLEKIAKKTGLKILTNTGLYGARNNQFIPDFAKRMTAKELSDMWIKEFTDGIAGSSIHPGFIKIGVDNSDPLSPMHSKLVKAAALTHLETGLTIASHTGAAKGLWPQLAILNELQISPEAFIWVHAQSETNTEAYLKAADKGCWISLDGLGWDLERHVEKIVFAKKNDFLDRILISHDAGWYDPQKDQQSIKGYTNIFSQLIPALKAQDFTEEDIQLLLSTNPSKAFSIKIRKTK; this is encoded by the coding sequence ATGAACAGCACTCTAAAAATCACAATTTTTTCTTTTTGGGTCATTAGCGGATGCTCTTTTCAGAGCAATAATATTGTGATTCAAAGTCTGTCAGGAAAACACCATCCCTTAAAAAATAAAATTTGGCTCTCACACGAACATATTTTGGTGGATTTTATCGGGGCAGATAGCATTGATTATAGTGAATGGAATCATAAACATGTTATTGATGAAATGACACCCTATTTAGAGGAATTGAAGCCTTACAATGTCAGCTATTTTGTGGATGCAACCCCTAACTACCTTGGGAGAGACGTCTTTTTATTGGAAAAAATAGCCAAAAAAACCGGATTAAAAATCCTTACCAATACCGGCTTGTACGGAGCAAGGAATAATCAATTTATTCCGGACTTTGCAAAAAGAATGACAGCCAAAGAATTGTCAGACATGTGGATAAAGGAGTTTACTGATGGCATAGCCGGAAGCTCCATACACCCCGGTTTTATTAAAATTGGAGTTGACAATTCGGATCCATTAAGCCCTATGCACAGCAAGCTGGTAAAAGCTGCTGCCCTAACTCACCTGGAAACAGGCTTGACCATTGCTTCCCATACCGGAGCAGCCAAAGGTTTGTGGCCACAATTGGCGATACTGAATGAACTTCAGATTTCTCCCGAAGCCTTTATCTGGGTACACGCACAATCAGAAACCAATACGGAAGCCTACCTTAAAGCAGCAGATAAGGGATGCTGGATTAGCCTTGACGGTTTGGGGTGGGACCTTGAAAGGCATGTAGAAAAAATAGTTTTTGCCAAAAAAAATGATTTTTTGGACCGTATTTTGATTTCCCATGATGCAGGATGGTACGATCCTCAAAAAGACCAGCAAAGCATAAAGGGCTATACCAATATTTTCAGCCAACTTATTCCTGCTTTGAAAGCGCAGGACTTTACGGAGGAGGACATTCAGCTTCTGTTAAGCACAAATCCTTCAAAGGCTTTCTCGATCAAAATCAGAAAAACAAAATGA
- a CDS encoding M56 family metallopeptidase, whose amino-acid sequence MNTEWIVSRLPEALGWTLAHSLWQLLIVAAVMWLLFRFKFLNSPQKKYMLGLGGLGVMCCMFVGTFIMEFHSFQDEGHEALVFISSQIQASAQPVASEMHWPAYLSGRIAYVLPYLVYFWVIGVVFYFVRHLGNFVALKQLKARSHQSVPQNILQSIETIKARLALSLPVDFRISSEISVPITYGFFKPIVLLPLGLIMQLSPVQLEAIIAHELAHIRRHDFAVNLMQSVLEILFFYHPAFWWVNGLVKEAREHIADDIAIQAGVKAIDLANALAIVANDAVEESPELAMAAHSSNFPLLNRIKRMMGNEPARFSNSPLITKTMILTLIFSAILFIGNANEFKNTQDRWVSTALESKFDGDTYFLMDTLPKSIEVEDTVIVINKDVAIDLDQEVSEDVEVVIHSNNHVTTSIRSVVSDSLPLPQQPPVLNLSPAPVANFSPPVFNDSLIHYTQNIMGGFGDSIQVYARNIVMLQGDTSVLSQEQKKKLERKMELLQKKMEKSQKVFEGKMKAWEKEFQPKMKEFEQKMEAWQKENEPKIKEFEKKMEVWAAENAAKMESWAKAYAEKIEAWEKEKELQAKEYWEKEQ is encoded by the coding sequence ATGAATACCGAATGGATTGTGTCGCGTTTGCCTGAAGCTTTGGGTTGGACTTTGGCCCATTCACTTTGGCAGTTGCTCATCGTAGCAGCAGTGATGTGGTTGCTCTTTAGGTTTAAATTCTTAAATAGTCCACAGAAAAAATACATGCTTGGATTGGGTGGTTTGGGAGTGATGTGCTGCATGTTTGTAGGAACCTTCATAATGGAATTTCACTCTTTTCAAGATGAAGGCCATGAAGCCTTGGTATTCATCAGCAGTCAAATCCAGGCAAGTGCTCAGCCTGTTGCAAGTGAAATGCATTGGCCGGCCTATTTATCAGGGAGAATAGCCTATGTATTACCTTACCTGGTTTATTTTTGGGTAATTGGTGTTGTATTTTATTTTGTAAGGCACCTGGGGAATTTTGTTGCCTTGAAGCAATTAAAGGCCAGGTCTCACCAAAGTGTGCCGCAAAATATCCTTCAGTCCATCGAAACCATAAAAGCCCGATTGGCTCTAAGTTTACCGGTGGATTTCAGGATAAGTTCAGAAATTTCTGTACCTATCACCTATGGTTTTTTCAAGCCGATTGTCTTGCTTCCGTTGGGTTTGATCATGCAATTGTCTCCGGTGCAATTGGAGGCCATAATTGCGCATGAGTTGGCCCATATCCGCAGGCATGATTTTGCAGTCAACCTGATGCAGTCTGTGTTAGAGATCTTGTTTTTTTACCATCCTGCATTTTGGTGGGTCAATGGACTGGTGAAAGAAGCGAGAGAGCATATTGCAGATGATATCGCAATTCAGGCGGGGGTCAAAGCAATTGATTTAGCCAATGCCTTGGCAATTGTTGCCAATGATGCCGTGGAGGAATCCCCTGAATTGGCCATGGCGGCACATTCCTCCAATTTTCCTTTACTCAATAGAATCAAAAGGATGATGGGCAATGAACCTGCCCGGTTTTCCAATTCACCGTTAATCACTAAGACAATGATACTTACCCTAATATTTAGTGCCATATTATTTATCGGCAATGCCAATGAGTTTAAAAATACTCAGGATCGCTGGGTTTCCACAGCCTTGGAATCAAAATTTGATGGCGACACTTACTTTTTGATGGATACTTTGCCAAAGTCCATTGAAGTAGAAGACACTGTGATCGTCATCAATAAAGATGTGGCTATAGATCTTGATCAAGAAGTTTCAGAAGATGTAGAAGTAGTTATTCATTCGAATAATCATGTAACAACGAGTATTCGTTCAGTGGTTTCGGATAGTTTACCCTTACCCCAACAACCGCCTGTGTTGAACCTAAGTCCTGCTCCTGTTGCTAATTTTAGTCCTCCGGTGTTTAATGATAGCTTGATTCATTATACCCAAAACATTATGGGTGGTTTTGGAGACAGTATTCAAGTATATGCAAGAAATATAGTGATGCTGCAGGGGGATACCTCCGTCTTGTCACAAGAACAAAAGAAAAAGCTTGAGCGGAAAATGGAGTTGCTTCAAAAGAAAATGGAGAAATCCCAAAAGGTATTCGAGGGAAAAATGAAAGCCTGGGAAAAAGAATTTCAGCCTAAAATGAAAGAGTTTGAGCAAAAAATGGAAGCCTGGCAAAAAGAGAACGAGCCTAAAATAAAAGAATTTGAAAAGAAAATGGAAGTTTGGGCCGCCGAAAATGCCGCAAAGATGGAATCTTGGGCCAAGGCCTATGCAGAAAAAATTGAAGCATGGGAGAAGGAGAAGGAATTGCAAGCAAAAGAATATTGGGAAAAGGAACAATAG